From a region of the Brevibacterium siliguriense genome:
- a CDS encoding tripartite tricarboxylate transporter TctB family protein, producing the protein MTAHRTDLITGGAIAVIGAVYYIATFSIQETANIVTPRTFPAIVGIGLIVLGLFLAGQAVVRHRKDSLAEAGPGSSGSAPAPAHAVGDGEGAAASAGESSLESADRSSGQEGVGGIVLEAPPEPQVRKVVFQFALFFVYLAILIPVGFLLSTAAFLMGLTSIYAREKWIRNLIFSVLFSVVVYAAFVYGLAVYLPVGILG; encoded by the coding sequence ATGACCGCTCACCGCACCGACCTCATCACCGGCGGCGCCATCGCCGTCATCGGCGCGGTGTACTACATCGCGACGTTCTCCATTCAGGAGACCGCGAACATCGTCACTCCACGCACCTTCCCCGCCATCGTCGGGATCGGACTCATCGTGCTCGGCCTCTTCCTCGCCGGGCAGGCTGTCGTCCGGCACCGGAAGGACAGCCTCGCCGAGGCGGGGCCCGGGTCTTCCGGATCCGCACCCGCACCCGCACACGCGGTCGGGGACGGGGAGGGTGCGGCCGCCTCGGCGGGGGAATCCTCCCTTGAATCTGCCGACCGTTCCTCCGGGCAGGAAGGGGTCGGCGGGATCGTCCTCGAAGCCCCGCCGGAGCCGCAGGTGCGCAAGGTCGTATTCCAGTTCGCGCTCTTCTTCGTCTATCTCGCGATCCTCATCCCGGTCGGGTTCCTCCTTTCGACGGCGGCCTTCCTGATGGGGCTGACCAGCATCTATGCGCGTGAGAAGTGGATCCGCAACCTCATCTTCTCCGTTCTCTTCTCGGTCGTGGTCTACGCGGCGTTCGTCTACGGACTCGCCGTGTACCTGCCCGTCGGGATCCTGGGTTAG
- a CDS encoding Bug family tripartite tricarboxylate transporter substrate binding protein, giving the protein MRSTTITRTRTAASARNRTTSTRKRATTIAAVLASVALVATACGNKAQPPGEGGDYPKGPVSVTAPAEPGSGWDTTARALVEALQKEDIVSTPLPVQNKPGGTGCSWLTSMMRQEKGKDDQIAITSLASQTMKARDLCEYGPEDATLIATLYVEDFMVVTPKDGDFKDLDALVKALKDDPQKVTVAAAGDDTLPFALFAKEAGVDPADINFVNYDGGGEQTTAMLNGDAKVAIAGMSEFRSVIEAGDIEPLVTFAQEPLAAPFDKVPTAKDSGYDVTLGNWRGVYGPAEMPQEAVDFWAKSLEDVSKSDAWKETLKNNQWATEFHTGEDAQAYVDDAAKTVAEGVKETDLGNSK; this is encoded by the coding sequence ATGCGATCAACGACGATCACACGCACACGGACGGCCGCCTCGGCGAGGAACAGGACGACGAGCACTCGCAAGCGAGCGACGACGATCGCAGCCGTGCTCGCTTCGGTCGCCCTCGTCGCCACCGCCTGCGGAAACAAGGCACAGCCCCCGGGCGAGGGCGGGGACTATCCGAAGGGACCGGTGTCGGTCACGGCTCCGGCCGAACCGGGATCCGGCTGGGACACCACGGCACGCGCCCTCGTCGAGGCGCTGCAGAAGGAAGACATCGTCTCCACGCCGCTGCCCGTGCAGAACAAGCCCGGCGGCACCGGCTGCTCCTGGCTGACGTCGATGATGCGGCAGGAGAAGGGCAAGGACGACCAGATCGCCATCACCTCCCTGGCCAGCCAGACGATGAAGGCTCGCGATCTCTGCGAATACGGCCCCGAGGACGCCACCCTCATCGCCACACTCTACGTCGAGGACTTCATGGTCGTGACCCCGAAAGACGGGGACTTCAAGGATCTCGACGCCCTGGTCAAGGCGCTCAAGGACGACCCACAGAAGGTCACCGTCGCGGCGGCTGGAGACGACACCCTGCCCTTCGCCCTGTTCGCGAAGGAAGCCGGCGTCGACCCGGCCGACATCAACTTCGTCAACTACGACGGCGGTGGAGAGCAGACGACCGCCATGCTCAACGGGGACGCGAAGGTCGCCATCGCCGGCATGAGCGAGTTCCGTTCCGTCATCGAAGCCGGTGACATCGAACCGCTCGTCACCTTCGCCCAGGAACCGCTGGCGGCACCCTTCGATAAGGTGCCCACCGCGAAGGACTCCGGCTACGACGTGACCCTGGGCAACTGGCGCGGAGTCTACGGACCTGCCGAGATGCCGCAGGAAGCCGTGGACTTCTGGGCCAAATCGCTCGAAGACGTGAGCAAGTCCGACGCCTGGAAGGAGACGCTGAAGAACAACCAGTGGGCCACCGAGTTCCACACCGGCGAGGACGCTCAGGCCTACGTCGACGACGCGGCCAAGACGGTTGCCGAAGGCGTCAAGGAGACCGATCTGGGCAACAGCAAATGA